One genomic window of Gossypium hirsutum isolate 1008001.06 chromosome D11, Gossypium_hirsutum_v2.1, whole genome shotgun sequence includes the following:
- the LOC107885992 gene encoding SH2 domain-containing protein A isoform X1 — translation MGENNQIIGEDDYILLKDFKVETEVDEEKGFILCFWVYIFNSNAFPSTILKQVYAETNSSPPLLVLDEKTLMIFPLTCLLNEALGPGNTDLPSEVPKVSAAIEHPQNNWIHVGYEVSSDFVRLYINGEIAGELHLSSLSNDNSMPNGSRKRTLIGITGDSNLQGFIHDAKVLPSTLSIKEQYVKDPPLRLSIDESSISDIEEDNGFWNIVGGKASCRRIFSLDVLLLNTFGQPVNKELEVVASLLYAHNWLPVEKTNDEEPPLLASCDGIEFASCDRPCKLSKGRASFKLKISKLSSKCDNRQFCIKFGVSKLEGYRFLEDFSPSIRCISRNRTPRTSTIVWKKISAVHPVNGSQPFGLDDSSCEPKHNTVHEAKLSPTSKRVRLGEAKISAVDQHSEECNSLASKQNQVENGFGSRLEARPENFEEMNTSLSDSESTGARDSALKSVSSRGHSVPDVTIFRYCLGGLTDRSLLLKEIATTVSDEEISGFGEQVSLYSGCSHHRHQIKMAKRLIDEGTVAWNLISQNNLQVQWESAVFEIEEQFMKIASCSSRSLTQQDFELLRKIAGCQEYMAQENFEKMWCWLYPVAYTLSSDWVNEMWNSTSPKWIEGFITKEEAELSLQGSRGLQEPGTFILRFPTSRSWPHPDAGSLVVTYVGTDYSLHHKLLSIDNVYSSGVREKNVKVKPLQDMLLEEPELSRLGRIMRRH, via the exons ATGGGTGAGAATAATCAGATAATAGGAGAAGATGATTACATTTTGTTGAAGGATTTCAAAGTGGAAACTGAAGTTGATGAAGAAAAGGGTTTTATACTATGTTTCTGGGTTTATATTTTCAACTCTAATGCCTTTCCTTCCACCATTCTTAAACAG GTATATGCAGAGACTAACAGCAGTCCTCCTTTACTTGTTCTTGATGAAAAgacattgatgatttttccattGACTTGTCTACTCAATGAAGCCCTTGGTCCTGGAAACACTGATTTACCTTCAGAAGTTCCTAAAGTGTCCGCAGCGATTGAACACCCTCAAAACAACTGGATACATGTTGGATATGAG GTTTCTTCTGATTTTGTGCGGCTTTACATTAATGGGGAGATTGCAGGAGAGCTGCATCTTTCGTCCTTGTCAAATGACAACTCCATGCCAAATGGTTCTAGGAAGAGGACATTAATTGGTATTACTGGTGATAGTAATTTGCAGGGCTTTATCCATGATGCAAAAGTCTTGCCTTCAACCTTGTCTATAAAGGAGCAGTATGTTAAG GATCCACCTCTAAGGTTGTCAATTGATGAGTCTTCCATCTCTGATATTGAAGAAGACAATGGCTTTTGGAATATTGTCGGTGGCAAG GCATCTTGCCGCAGGATATTTTCCTTGGATGTTCTTCTATTGAACACCTTTGGCCAACCAGTAAACAAGGAACTAGAG GTTGTTGCATCACTTTTGTATGCTCATAACTGGTTACCTGTAGAGAAGACAAATGATGAAGAACCTCCTCTTCTAGCTAGCTGTGATGGAATTGAATTTGCCTCTTGTGATCGACCTTGTAAACTATCAAAAGGCCGAGCTTCCTTTAAGCTGAAGATCTCGAAG CTCTCGTCCAAGTGTGATAATAGGCAGTTCTGCATTAAGTTTGGTGTATCAAAATTGGAGGGATATCGTTTCCTTGAGGACTTCTCCCCTTCAATTCGGTGCATCTCTCGCAATCGTACTCCAAGGACATCTACTATTGTTTGGAAAAAAATCTCTGCAGTTCATCCAGTCAATGGATCTCAACCATTTGGCTTAGATGATAGTTCTTGTGAACCTAAGCACAATACTGTACATGAAGCAAAACTCAGTCCAACATCAAAGAGGGTTAGATTGGGAGAAGCAAAGATTTCTGCGGTTGACCAACACAGTGAAGAATGCAATTCTCTTGCCTCGAAGCAGAATCAG GTTGAGAATGGTTTTGGGTCAAGATTGGAGGCAAGGCCTGAGAATTTTGAAGAAATGAATACTTCCCTATCCGATTCAGAGAGCACTGGGGCCCGAGATTCAGCTTTAAAGAGTGTGTCAAGCAGGGGACATTCAGTTCCGGATGTAACAATTTTTAGGTACTGCCTGGGGGGCCTGACTGATAGGTCTCTTTTGCTCAAGGAAATTGCAACAACTGTTTCGGATGAAGAAATTTCAGGATTCGGAGAACAGGTTTCCCTGTACTCCGGATGTTCTCACCATAG GCATCAAATAAAAATGGCAAAGAGATTGATAGACGAGGGAACGGTAGCCTGGAATTTGATATCACAAAACAACCTTCAAGTTCAATGGGAGAGTGCAGTTTTTGAGATCGAAGAGCAATTCATGAAGATTGCTTCCTGCTCATCTAGATCTCTTACCCAACAG GACTTTGAGCTTCTGCGGAAAATTGCGGGATGCCAAGAATACATGGCCCAGGAAAACTTTGAGAAGATGTGGTGTTGGTTATACCCTGTAGCTTATACATTATCTAGTGACTGGGTAAATGAAATGTGGAATTCTACATCCCCAAAGTGGATAGAAGGATTTATAACCAAGGAAGAAGCTGAACTCTCACTTCAAGGTTCCAGAGGCCTGCAAGAGCCTGGGACATTTATACTTAGGTTTCCTACTTCTAGGAGTTGGCCCCACCCCGATGCCGGTAGCTTAGTTGTGACATATGTTGGCACTGATTACAGTCTTCACCACAAGCTGCTTTCCATTGATAATGTATATAG TTCTGGAGTACGGGAAAAGAATGTCAAAGTAAAACCATTGCAAGATATGCTATTGGAAGAACCCGAGCTTTCTAGATTAGGAAG GATAATGAGACGCCACTGA
- the LOC107885992 gene encoding SH2 domain-containing protein A isoform X2 has translation MGENNQIIGEDDYILLKDFKVETEVDEEKGFILCFWVYIFNSNAFPSTILKQVYAETNSSPPLLVLDEKTLMIFPLTCLLNEALGPGNTDLPSEVPKVSAAIEHPQNNWIHVGYEVSSDFVRLYINGEIAGELHLSSLSNDNSMPNGSRKRTLIGITGDSNLQGFIHDAKVLPSTLSIKEQYVKDPPLRLSIDESSISDIEEDNGFWNIVGGKASCRRIFSLDVLLLNTFGQPVNKELEVVASLLYAHNWLPVEKTNDEEPPLLASCDGIEFASCDRPCKLSKGRASFKLKISKLSSKCDNRQFCIKFGVSKLEGYRFLEDFSPSIRCISRNRTPRTSTIVWKKISAVHPVNGSQPFGLDDSSCEPKHNTVHEAKLSPTSKRVRLGEAKISAVDQHSEECNSLASKQNQVENGFGSRLEARPENFEEMNTSLSDSESTGARDSALKSVSSRGHSVPDVTIFRYCLGGLTDRSLLLKEIATTVSDEEISGFGEQVSLYSGCSHHRHQIKMAKRLIDEGTVAWNLISQNNLQVQWESAVFEIEEQFMKIASCSSRSLTQQDFELLRKIAGCQEYMAQENFEKMWCWLYPVAYTLSSDWVNEMWNSTSPKWIEGFITKEEAELSLQGSRGLQEPGTFILRFPTSRSWPHPDAGSLVVTYVGTDYSLHHKLLSIDNFWSTGKECQSKTIARYAIGRTRAF, from the exons ATGGGTGAGAATAATCAGATAATAGGAGAAGATGATTACATTTTGTTGAAGGATTTCAAAGTGGAAACTGAAGTTGATGAAGAAAAGGGTTTTATACTATGTTTCTGGGTTTATATTTTCAACTCTAATGCCTTTCCTTCCACCATTCTTAAACAG GTATATGCAGAGACTAACAGCAGTCCTCCTTTACTTGTTCTTGATGAAAAgacattgatgatttttccattGACTTGTCTACTCAATGAAGCCCTTGGTCCTGGAAACACTGATTTACCTTCAGAAGTTCCTAAAGTGTCCGCAGCGATTGAACACCCTCAAAACAACTGGATACATGTTGGATATGAG GTTTCTTCTGATTTTGTGCGGCTTTACATTAATGGGGAGATTGCAGGAGAGCTGCATCTTTCGTCCTTGTCAAATGACAACTCCATGCCAAATGGTTCTAGGAAGAGGACATTAATTGGTATTACTGGTGATAGTAATTTGCAGGGCTTTATCCATGATGCAAAAGTCTTGCCTTCAACCTTGTCTATAAAGGAGCAGTATGTTAAG GATCCACCTCTAAGGTTGTCAATTGATGAGTCTTCCATCTCTGATATTGAAGAAGACAATGGCTTTTGGAATATTGTCGGTGGCAAG GCATCTTGCCGCAGGATATTTTCCTTGGATGTTCTTCTATTGAACACCTTTGGCCAACCAGTAAACAAGGAACTAGAG GTTGTTGCATCACTTTTGTATGCTCATAACTGGTTACCTGTAGAGAAGACAAATGATGAAGAACCTCCTCTTCTAGCTAGCTGTGATGGAATTGAATTTGCCTCTTGTGATCGACCTTGTAAACTATCAAAAGGCCGAGCTTCCTTTAAGCTGAAGATCTCGAAG CTCTCGTCCAAGTGTGATAATAGGCAGTTCTGCATTAAGTTTGGTGTATCAAAATTGGAGGGATATCGTTTCCTTGAGGACTTCTCCCCTTCAATTCGGTGCATCTCTCGCAATCGTACTCCAAGGACATCTACTATTGTTTGGAAAAAAATCTCTGCAGTTCATCCAGTCAATGGATCTCAACCATTTGGCTTAGATGATAGTTCTTGTGAACCTAAGCACAATACTGTACATGAAGCAAAACTCAGTCCAACATCAAAGAGGGTTAGATTGGGAGAAGCAAAGATTTCTGCGGTTGACCAACACAGTGAAGAATGCAATTCTCTTGCCTCGAAGCAGAATCAG GTTGAGAATGGTTTTGGGTCAAGATTGGAGGCAAGGCCTGAGAATTTTGAAGAAATGAATACTTCCCTATCCGATTCAGAGAGCACTGGGGCCCGAGATTCAGCTTTAAAGAGTGTGTCAAGCAGGGGACATTCAGTTCCGGATGTAACAATTTTTAGGTACTGCCTGGGGGGCCTGACTGATAGGTCTCTTTTGCTCAAGGAAATTGCAACAACTGTTTCGGATGAAGAAATTTCAGGATTCGGAGAACAGGTTTCCCTGTACTCCGGATGTTCTCACCATAG GCATCAAATAAAAATGGCAAAGAGATTGATAGACGAGGGAACGGTAGCCTGGAATTTGATATCACAAAACAACCTTCAAGTTCAATGGGAGAGTGCAGTTTTTGAGATCGAAGAGCAATTCATGAAGATTGCTTCCTGCTCATCTAGATCTCTTACCCAACAG GACTTTGAGCTTCTGCGGAAAATTGCGGGATGCCAAGAATACATGGCCCAGGAAAACTTTGAGAAGATGTGGTGTTGGTTATACCCTGTAGCTTATACATTATCTAGTGACTGGGTAAATGAAATGTGGAATTCTACATCCCCAAAGTGGATAGAAGGATTTATAACCAAGGAAGAAGCTGAACTCTCACTTCAAGGTTCCAGAGGCCTGCAAGAGCCTGGGACATTTATACTTAGGTTTCCTACTTCTAGGAGTTGGCCCCACCCCGATGCCGGTAGCTTAGTTGTGACATATGTTGGCACTGATTACAGTCTTCACCACAAGCTGCTTTCCATTGATAAT TTCTGGAGTACGGGAAAAGAATGTCAAAGTAAAACCATTGCAAGATATGCTATTGGAAGAACCCGAGCTTTCTAG
- the LOC107904425 gene encoding probable purine permease 11: protein MASLMQTAGFPLLYLPLLFFPSFNKQSPSSSNNITHYVVYFSLGCLLAIDNFMYTVGVKPLSISTYSLLCASQLVFNAVFSVVINCEKLGILTLNSIIFITVSASMVAIHPDSSETKRDEKNPVRKNEHTIGFISTVGASAGYALLLSLTQFSFDKILKKDRFSVVFEMQIYTSLVSSFVCLLGLFLSLEFMDLKSEMEKFDEGKVIYVVSLIGIALAWQICTVGVVGLIYLVSSLFSNVVSMLSLPFVPVVGVLLYEEKMDAIKVLAMLFTLWGFASYIYQQYLDDKKSKKKESQEIEDSESEV from the coding sequence ATGGCATCTCTCATGCAAACAGCTGGTTTCCCTCTCCTTTACCTCCCACTTCTCTTCTTCCCTTCCTTTAACAAGCAGTCCCCAAGCTCCTCCAACAACATAACCCATTATGTGGTCTACTTTTCCCTCGGCTGTCTGCTAGCCATTGATAACTTCATGTATACAGTTGGCGTTAAACCACTTTCCATTTCAACATATTCCCTCCTTTGTGCAAGCCAATTGGTATTCAACGCCGTCTTTTCGGTGGTTATCAACTGCGAAAAGCTCGGTATCCTAACGCTTAACTCGATCATCTTCATTACCGTATCAGCTTCAATGGTTGCAATTCATCCCGACAGTTCTGAGACCAAAAGAGATGAGAAAAATCCAGTACGAAAGAATGAACATACCATTGGGTTTATATCAACAGTTGGTGCTTCTGCAGGCTATGCTTTATTGCTGTCTCTAACACAATTCTCATTTGACAAAATACTGAAAAAGGACAGATTTAGTGTTGTGTTTGAAATGCAGATTTACACTTCATTGGTTTCGAGTTTCGTTTGCTTGTTGGGGTTGTTTTTGAGTTTGGAATTCATGGATTTAAAGTCCGAAATGGAGAAATTTGATGAAGGGAAGGTGATTTATGTAGTGAGTTTGATTGGAATAGCTTTGGCATGGCAGATTTGTACAGTGGGAGTAGTGGGATTGATCTATTTGGTGTCATCTTTGTTCTCAAATGTTGTGAGTATGCTTAGTTTGCCATTTGTTCCAGTTGTTGGTGTTCTGCTTTATGAGGAGAAAATGGATGCAATTAAGGTGTTGGCAATGTTGTTCACTCTTTGGGGATTTGCTTCTTATATCTACCAACAATATCTTGATGATAAAAAGTCAAAGAAAAAGGAATCCCAAGAAATCGAAGATTCCGAATCTGAAGTTTAA